The Humulus lupulus chromosome 4, drHumLupu1.1, whole genome shotgun sequence genome has a window encoding:
- the LOC133829142 gene encoding basic leucine zipper 43-like, producing MESNNGSNMKGINHSPSQNSINSSISPIPNQKAPLFPGLMNRHAFEVLNLGHHSLPQQNPFFFTTTTSRLFPNPNESFSQRTSISSPGGGGSGSNGNDSAATDDINNVEMTERNRREGANNSANDTRRLKRMISNRESARRSRMRRKMQIEELQYLVSQLQTTNRQLSEKLIQLLDSNQQIVQENSQLKEKVSSLQIILSDLLVPVRNIAGEDSRAQLASTTPSATVSSMQLLH from the coding sequence ATGGAATCAAATAATGGGTCTAATATGAAGGGAATTAACCATAGCCCATCCCAAAATTCAATAAACTCATCAATATCTCCCATACCTAACCAAAAAGCTCCTCTCTTTCCTGGCTTGATGAATAGGCATGCATTTGAAGTTCTAAACCTAGGGCATCACTCTTTACCCCAACAAAACCCATTTTTCTTTACTACCACTACTAGTAGGCTCTTCCCAAACCCTAACGAGAGCTTCTCTCAACGCACATCCATATCGTCTCCAGGCGGTGGCGGCAGCGGCAGCAATGGCAATGATTCGGCGGCCACTGACGACATAAACAACGTCGAAATGACTGAACGAAATCGACGAGAAGGCGCGAATAATAGCGCCAACGACACAAGGAGGCTGAAGAGAATGATATCCAACAGGGAATCTGCTCGGCGGTCGAGAATGAGGCGGAAAATGCAGATAGAAGAGCTTCAGTACTTGGTGAGCCAGTTACAAACGACGAACCGCCAGCTTTCGGAGAAGCTTATTCAATTGCTGGACTCCAATCAACAGATAGTCCAAGAGAATTCTCAGCTCAAGGAGAAGGTTTCTTCGCTACAAATCATACTATCTGATTTGCTAGTGCCTGTCAGGAATATTGCGGGTGAAGATAGCAGAGCCCAGCTGGCTTCAACTACACCCTCCGCTACTGTTAGTTCCATGCAATTACTTCATTAA